A part of Carettochelys insculpta isolate YL-2023 chromosome 1, ASM3395843v1, whole genome shotgun sequence genomic DNA contains:
- the CREBL2 gene encoding cAMP-responsive element-binding protein-like 2 produces MDDSKVVGGKVKKPGKRGRKPAKIDLKAKLERSRQSARECRARKKLRYQYLEELVSSRERAICALREELEMYKQWCMAMDQGKIPSEIKALLTGEEQSKAQQNSTKLTKSGKTETHNNNPW; encoded by the exons GTGGTCGGAGGCAAAGTTAAGAAACCAGGCAAACGAGGTCGCAAACCAGCCAAAATAGATTTGAAGGCAAAACTAGAGAGAAGTCGACAGAGTGCGAGAGAATGCCGAGCGAGAAAGAAATTGAGATACCAGTATCTGGAAGAGCTGGTGTCCAGCAGAGAGAGAGCAATCTGTGCACTTAGAGAAGAGCTGGAAATG TACAAGCAGTGGTGCATGGCAATGGACCAAGGGAAAATCCCCTCGGAAATAAAAGCCCTCCTAACTGGGGAGGAGCAAAGCAAAGCACAGCAGAACTCAACCAAACTTACCAAGTCTGGGaagacagaaacccacaataacAATCCCT GGTGA